From the Methanooceanicella nereidis genome, one window contains:
- a CDS encoding DUF5788 family protein yields the protein MKKILRNDDTRIFQEKMVSVEEKLSDIERQNYLIKLQKEFAFAGAVIPSEIVIEGRRLYLKKFVFEMSKKRGSLTSEEISKIDEAISIARKKRKEIVDRLTREDLTAGQAKELYENALGINRAIDTLYMATEPKTSVDEEIKKAKIEEGRRWLNMIRKIYSREEKRKRD from the coding sequence ATGAAAAAGATATTAAGAAATGATGACACCAGAATATTTCAGGAGAAAATGGTGTCTGTAGAGGAAAAATTATCGGATATCGAAAGGCAGAACTATCTGATAAAGCTTCAAAAAGAATTCGCGTTCGCCGGCGCCGTGATACCTTCGGAAATAGTCATAGAAGGCAGGCGCCTGTATTTAAAAAAATTCGTTTTTGAGATGTCTAAGAAAAGAGGAAGCCTGACTTCCGAAGAAATATCAAAGATAGATGAAGCCATATCCATTGCCCGGAAAAAAAGAAAGGAGATAGTGGACAGGCTTACGCGTGAAGACCTCACTGCGGGACAGGCAAAAGAGCTATACGAGAATGCATTAGGTATTAACAGGGCTATCGACACGCTATATATGGCGACCGAGCCGAAGACATCAGTAGATGAGGAAATAAAAAAAGCTAAGATAGAAGAAGGCCGAAGATGGCTGAACATGATCAGGAAGATCTATTCGAGGGAAGAGAAACGAAAAAGGGATTGA
- a CDS encoding YkgJ family cysteine cluster protein, which translates to MSLKKKTGKCNQCGNCCRDFFIDVNLDQVTDYEFMDYIKWLSCHMNVEVKVKDHKRRKIEIQVKNPCKHLVDNGDGTYSCAIQENKPEICRHYPEEDYEDDISSKCGFKFV; encoded by the coding sequence ATGAGCTTAAAGAAAAAGACCGGAAAATGCAATCAGTGTGGCAATTGCTGCAGAGATTTTTTCATCGACGTTAATCTTGATCAGGTCACTGACTATGAGTTCATGGACTATATAAAATGGCTTAGCTGCCATATGAACGTTGAAGTAAAGGTAAAGGACCATAAGCGCCGGAAGATAGAGATACAGGTAAAGAACCCGTGTAAGCATCTGGTGGACAATGGTGACGGAACTTATTCATGCGCCATTCAGGAAAATAAGCCGGAAATCTGCAGACATTACCCCGAAGAAGACTATGAGGACGACATCAGCAGTAAATGCGGCTTTAAATTCGTATAA
- the yciH gene encoding stress response translation initiation inhibitor YciH yields the protein MEICNKCGLPKDLCICEDLSKETQKIRVYTNTRRFKKLTTVIDGIDPKNVNIKELSQKLKTKFACGGTIKDGRIELQGDHREEVKKLLVSYGFSKDLIELKS from the coding sequence ATGGAAATCTGTAATAAATGTGGTTTACCTAAAGACCTGTGTATATGTGAAGACCTTTCTAAAGAGACGCAAAAAATAAGAGTTTATACAAATACCCGCCGTTTCAAGAAACTGACAACGGTGATAGACGGCATCGATCCGAAGAACGTGAACATTAAAGAGCTCTCCCAAAAATTAAAGACCAAGTTCGCATGCGGCGGCACTATCAAGGATGGCCGCATAGAGCTCCAGGGAGATCATCGGGAAGAGGTCAAAAAACTGCTCGTTTCATATGGCTTTTCTAAAGACCTCATA